A stretch of the Equus quagga isolate Etosha38 chromosome 9, UCLA_HA_Equagga_1.0, whole genome shotgun sequence genome encodes the following:
- the USE1 gene encoding vesicle transport protein USE1 produces MAASRLELNLVRLLCRCEVMAAEKRDPDEWRLEKYVGALEDMLQALKAQASKPASEVINEYSRKVDFLKGMLQAEKLTSSSEKALANQFLAPGRVPTTARERIPATKTVHLQSRARYTNEMRDELLGTDSAGEPELDVRKRAGVAGPRPGNEKQSAAELDLVLQRHQSLQEKLAEEMLGLARSLKTNTLAAQSVIKKDNQTLSHSLKMADQNLEKLKTESERLEQHTQKSVNWLLWAMLIIVCFIFISMILFIRIMPKLK; encoded by the exons ATGGCGGCGTCGAGGCTGGAGCTCAACCTGGTGCGGCTGCTGTGCCGCTGCGAGGTGATGGCAGCGGAGAAGAGGGACCCAGACGAGTGGCGTCTGGAGAAG TATGTGGGAGCCCTTGAGGACATGCTGCAAGCCCTGAAAGCCCAGGCGAG CAAACCGGCCTCCGAGGTCATCAATGAGTATTCCCGCAAGGTCGATTTTCTGAAGGGGATGTTGCAGGCAGAGAAGCTG ACCTCCTCCTCCGAGAAGGCACTAGCCAACCAATTCCTGGCCCCTGGCCGCGTGCCCACCACAGCCAGGGAGCGGATACCTGCCACGAAGACAGTGCATCTGCAGTCACGGGCACGGTACACCAACGAGATGCGGGACGAGCTGCTTGGCACG GACTCTGCCGGAG AGCCCGAGCTGGACGTGAGGAAGAGAGC TGGGGtggcagggcccaggccagggaATGAGAAGCAGTCAGCAGCCGAGTTAGACCTCGTCCTGCAGCGACACCAGAGCCTCCAGGAGAAGCTGGCAGAGGAGATGCTAGGCCTGGCCCGGAGCCTCAAAACCAACACGCTGGCCGCCCAGAGTGTCATCAAGAAGGACAACCAG ACCCTGTCACACTCACTCAAGATGGCTGACCAGAACCTGGAGAAGCTGAAGACAGAATCAGAGCGGCTGGAACAGCACACACAGAAGTCGGTCAACTGGCTGCTCTGGGCCATGCTTATTATAGTCTGCTTCATCTTCATCAGCATGATCCTCTTCATCCGGATCATGCCCAAACTCAAATAA
- the OCEL1 gene encoding occludin/ELL domain-containing protein 1 isoform X2 produces MQIEGAGPASARVPAEPLQARPPRCPQAARRPRPPRAAPRGPRRTRPPPRGRPSGPPPRPMPARKPRQTRGAPGALQTLPPGPGPPRVEASAPCRLCQPQPGAHRARPKKIVFEDELPSPVLGTKKSIGTIPGRRIPRPQPVPDYELKYPAVNSERGRRRYAAVFQDQYPEFLELQQEVGAAQAKLRQLEALLNSLPPPRSQVSHLVDPCRGLRASHWLQVSRPLPPPGWVGTTVHGSRRRHTSLPASGGNLRRSRWTPASWTSRLAAAT; encoded by the exons ATGCAAATAGAGGGGGCCGGGCCCGCCTCCGCGCGCGTGCCCGCCGAGCCCCTCCAGGCGCGTCCTCCCCGGTGTCCGCAGGCAGCCCGCCGACCACGCCCGCCGCGCGCGGCTCCCCGCGGCCCCCGCAGGACCCGCCCTCCGCCCCGGGGACGCCCGAGCGGCCCCCCCCCGAGGCCGATGCCCGCCCGGAAGCCCCGGCAGACCCGCGGCGCCCCGGGGGCCCTGCAGACCCTCCCGCCCGGCCCTGGGCCCCCG CGAGTGGAAGCCAGCGCTCCCTGCCGTCTGTGCCAGCCCCAGCCAGGGGCGCACAGGGCAAGGCCCAAGAAGATTGTATTTGAGGATGAGCTGCCCTCCCCCGTCCTTGGCACCAAGAAGTCTATTGGAACCATCCCTGGGAGACGTATACCTAGGCCCCAGCCAGTGCCCGACTATGAGCT TAAGTATCCAGCAGTGAATAGTGAGCGGGGCCGGCGCCGCTACGCAGCAGTGTTCCAGGACCAGTACCCAGAGTTCTTGGAGCTCCAGCAGGAGGTGGGCGCTGCACAGGCAAAGCTCCGGCAGCTGGAGGCCCTGCTCAACTCACTGCCCCCGCCCCGGAGCCAGGTCAGCCACCTGGTGGATCCCTGCCGCGGCCTCCGGGCCTCCCACTGGCTCCAGGTCTCCAGGCCTCTTCCTCCACCGGGCTGGGTGGGCACCACAGTGCATGGGTCAAG AAGGAGGCACACGTCGCTGCCCGCATCTGGAGGGAACTTGAGAAGAAGCAGATG GACCCCAGCTTCCTGGACAAGCAGGCTCGCTGCCGCTACCTGA
- the OCEL1 gene encoding occludin/ELL domain-containing protein 1 isoform X3 produces MQIEGAGPASARVPAEPLQARPPRCPQAARRPRPPRAAPRGPRRTRPPPRGRPSGPPPRPMPARKPRQTRGAPGALQTLPPGPGPPRVEASAPCRLCQPQPGAHRARPKKIVFEDELPSPVLGTKKSIGTIPGRRIPRPQPVPDYELKYPAVNSERGRRRYAAVFQDQYPEFLELQQEVGAAQAKLRQLEALLNSLPPPRSQKEAHVAARIWRELEKKQMDPSFLDKQARCRYLKGKLRHLKTQIRKFDQRGDSEGSVYF; encoded by the exons ATGCAAATAGAGGGGGCCGGGCCCGCCTCCGCGCGCGTGCCCGCCGAGCCCCTCCAGGCGCGTCCTCCCCGGTGTCCGCAGGCAGCCCGCCGACCACGCCCGCCGCGCGCGGCTCCCCGCGGCCCCCGCAGGACCCGCCCTCCGCCCCGGGGACGCCCGAGCGGCCCCCCCCCGAGGCCGATGCCCGCCCGGAAGCCCCGGCAGACCCGCGGCGCCCCGGGGGCCCTGCAGACCCTCCCGCCCGGCCCTGGGCCCCCG CGAGTGGAAGCCAGCGCTCCCTGCCGTCTGTGCCAGCCCCAGCCAGGGGCGCACAGGGCAAGGCCCAAGAAGATTGTATTTGAGGATGAGCTGCCCTCCCCCGTCCTTGGCACCAAGAAGTCTATTGGAACCATCCCTGGGAGACGTATACCTAGGCCCCAGCCAGTGCCCGACTATGAGCT TAAGTATCCAGCAGTGAATAGTGAGCGGGGCCGGCGCCGCTACGCAGCAGTGTTCCAGGACCAGTACCCAGAGTTCTTGGAGCTCCAGCAGGAGGTGGGCGCTGCACAGGCAAAGCTCCGGCAGCTGGAGGCCCTGCTCAACTCACTGCCCCCGCCCCGGAGCCAG AAGGAGGCACACGTCGCTGCCCGCATCTGGAGGGAACTTGAGAAGAAGCAGATG GACCCCAGCTTCCTGGACAAGCAGGCTCGCTGCCGCTACCTGAAGGGCAAGCTGAGGCACCTCAAAACGCAGATCCGGAAGTTCGACCAGCGAGGAGA
- the OCEL1 gene encoding occludin/ELL domain-containing protein 1 isoform X4 — MPARKPRQTRGAPGALQTLPPGPGPPRVEASAPCRLCQPQPGAHRARPKKIVFEDELPSPVLGTKKSIGTIPGRRIPRPQPVPDYELKYPAVNSERGRRRYAAVFQDQYPEFLELQQEVGAAQAKLRQLEALLNSLPPPRSQVSHLVDPCRGLRASHWLQKEAHVAARIWRELEKKQMDPSFLDKQARCRYLKGKLRHLKTQIRKFDQRGDSEGSVYF; from the exons ATGCCCGCCCGGAAGCCCCGGCAGACCCGCGGCGCCCCGGGGGCCCTGCAGACCCTCCCGCCCGGCCCTGGGCCCCCG CGAGTGGAAGCCAGCGCTCCCTGCCGTCTGTGCCAGCCCCAGCCAGGGGCGCACAGGGCAAGGCCCAAGAAGATTGTATTTGAGGATGAGCTGCCCTCCCCCGTCCTTGGCACCAAGAAGTCTATTGGAACCATCCCTGGGAGACGTATACCTAGGCCCCAGCCAGTGCCCGACTATGAGCT TAAGTATCCAGCAGTGAATAGTGAGCGGGGCCGGCGCCGCTACGCAGCAGTGTTCCAGGACCAGTACCCAGAGTTCTTGGAGCTCCAGCAGGAGGTGGGCGCTGCACAGGCAAAGCTCCGGCAGCTGGAGGCCCTGCTCAACTCACTGCCCCCGCCCCGGAGCCAGGTCAGCCACCTGGTGGATCCCTGCCGCGGCCTCCGGGCCTCCCACTGGCTCCAG AAGGAGGCACACGTCGCTGCCCGCATCTGGAGGGAACTTGAGAAGAAGCAGATG GACCCCAGCTTCCTGGACAAGCAGGCTCGCTGCCGCTACCTGAAGGGCAAGCTGAGGCACCTCAAAACGCAGATCCGGAAGTTCGACCAGCGAGGAGA
- the OCEL1 gene encoding occludin/ELL domain-containing protein 1 isoform X1, translated as MQIEGAGPASARVPAEPLQARPPRCPQAARRPRPPRAAPRGPRRTRPPPRGRPSGPPPRPMPARKPRQTRGAPGALQTLPPGPGPPRVEASAPCRLCQPQPGAHRARPKKIVFEDELPSPVLGTKKSIGTIPGRRIPRPQPVPDYELKYPAVNSERGRRRYAAVFQDQYPEFLELQQEVGAAQAKLRQLEALLNSLPPPRSQVSHLVDPCRGLRASHWLQKEAHVAARIWRELEKKQMDPSFLDKQARCRYLKGKLRHLKTQIRKFDQRGDSEGSVYF; from the exons ATGCAAATAGAGGGGGCCGGGCCCGCCTCCGCGCGCGTGCCCGCCGAGCCCCTCCAGGCGCGTCCTCCCCGGTGTCCGCAGGCAGCCCGCCGACCACGCCCGCCGCGCGCGGCTCCCCGCGGCCCCCGCAGGACCCGCCCTCCGCCCCGGGGACGCCCGAGCGGCCCCCCCCCGAGGCCGATGCCCGCCCGGAAGCCCCGGCAGACCCGCGGCGCCCCGGGGGCCCTGCAGACCCTCCCGCCCGGCCCTGGGCCCCCG CGAGTGGAAGCCAGCGCTCCCTGCCGTCTGTGCCAGCCCCAGCCAGGGGCGCACAGGGCAAGGCCCAAGAAGATTGTATTTGAGGATGAGCTGCCCTCCCCCGTCCTTGGCACCAAGAAGTCTATTGGAACCATCCCTGGGAGACGTATACCTAGGCCCCAGCCAGTGCCCGACTATGAGCT TAAGTATCCAGCAGTGAATAGTGAGCGGGGCCGGCGCCGCTACGCAGCAGTGTTCCAGGACCAGTACCCAGAGTTCTTGGAGCTCCAGCAGGAGGTGGGCGCTGCACAGGCAAAGCTCCGGCAGCTGGAGGCCCTGCTCAACTCACTGCCCCCGCCCCGGAGCCAGGTCAGCCACCTGGTGGATCCCTGCCGCGGCCTCCGGGCCTCCCACTGGCTCCAG AAGGAGGCACACGTCGCTGCCCGCATCTGGAGGGAACTTGAGAAGAAGCAGATG GACCCCAGCTTCCTGGACAAGCAGGCTCGCTGCCGCTACCTGAAGGGCAAGCTGAGGCACCTCAAAACGCAGATCCGGAAGTTCGACCAGCGAGGAGA